cctgaggaaatctgggatactaagtatttcagtgaaacctagggtttctactatcttatgttcaagtTTGACATTTTCGAATTCATCACAAATTAaagtctcatacatatttttaatttcatcatctcctagttaatcaatatgacaatgtatatacattctagggtcttcaacatatactactcctttagggattttagagaatgcacctatgctatcatctttcttagcaatttcgggaactagctgaaaaacgGGTCTTGGTCACTTcacaacttcaacaacaatagggtttgtaataaatttaggagtggatgaagatgccatagctataaatgcctcaatctaccttaaggatgaatgatttgatggattgcttcacttctttgcttggagtaccttcactcgggaattttcgcactctcgtagatttgaatgctcggtgaatgaaaaaggagccaaaacacttgctttataatgttatttttgccaactaccacatttaatgcttgtcgattaagtcacaacttaagtcatctgccggtatagaagtaatttcaacttctcaccatcaaccgagagaataatagcatgtttttcattttgttgctaaacccccaaaagaattttcttcagttagatgaagagtctcctgtcggtggagtgttactttgttctactggtggaggagtaatcGCATCAACATTCTGTTCTGACTTtgtgatccattgttttgaaaattcttgctttacctcttcaactctttatttacctttcaaactaggacctttgttatttgctagtGATGCCTTGCTTCTACAATGAGACTTAactcatgaaggtaaaaataatgtttttattttatatttatttcatttagtttcattggttgagtttggatttcttgtagcatttcttttgtattttttgaaactaacatgttgcaggtagtattctgatgatgaaattaaagtcaACATGCAAAATATTACAATAGTGCTCACTGCATGACTCACTATaggagggctcactgcctagaTAAGGCTCATTGTCAGAGGACTTACTACCTAGAAATACATACAAAAATGAATTGTTATAGTTGCATCTTAGACATGCATAGAATACAGTTCCATTTAGGCTCAGTAAATAGATTTTTCACACTTCATCAACTCTTATGTCACATATCACTACTATTGCTTCTTCTATCTATATATTCACACCaagaatcacacacacacacacacacacacacacacacatctatttatacatgcatatatacatatacatacatatacatatatatacatacacacacacacacatactagtgcaggagcacctaggtggtCATATGCTTCTTTTTCGCCTTGTTGAGTTATTTCAAGTTCCAATGTCATGTAAATATGTAATAAGGTCATGAATGACCATTATTCATGTAATAAGGTCCTTAAGactggtgcaggggcacctaggAGGACAAATAAACACTTGAAGATACCAGAGACTAAGGAGGATGTAttgacatcaaaatcaatcaattggAGTGTCTTGAAGCCTATTATGGCCATATGTAATCATGAATGTAATAAAATGTATAAATGTCCTATTGGTTCTGGTAAAGGCCTTAGGACTAAAATGTCATATAAATGAGTTAATGATGCCTAGAGGTCTAAATAGGTTGGATAGGGGTTTAATATGCTAAAATAAATTGAGTAGGATAGGTTTTAGTTGGAAAAGTGCATTAGgaataaagttgaaaattcaaaatttgaattccaTCAGTTACTTACAGTTTTGGTGTAAATGTGAAAATCATGCTTTTAGGTGTTGTTAGTGCCTTCTAATTGATTTGGATCAGTTATGGTGGTTTTCTAGATGCCTATAAATTCTATACAAACATTATTGTACATGAAGAAGTCTATGAGAAGTCTGGAAGAAGTCTGTGGGAAGGCTGGGAAAAGTCTGTTAGACAGTTTGTAAATCTGAAACTGCAATAAGAAACTTTTAATTTCCTACATTTTCTGTGTATGGTTTGTCTTATTTTTTCTTTGGAAGTAACAATATCATGTCTACCATGCTTTGAGGGTTCATTTGATTGATCAATGTATGATTGAGACGTTTTGAAGTTctgaaataatattgttttcattttgttgctgactgtcccagaaaagacagtgaGGGTTTTCATTGGTTTTAAGAGTTTTTAAGGATGTTTGGATCCATCCTTTGAATGCCTATTCTTATTCTCATAGGGTGGATTCATTTCTAACATGTACAATAGAGTTTCCTAACAGTTTGATGATAGGAAGTTGGAGTTTGCAGGTGTACACCGAGATAGATGACTGAAAACACATGGTTTTGATGCCATAGATGTAGCAGCAGAGGATTAGCCTTAAGGAGGTCATACTTTTATGATGGAATTAGGAAATACATGTTAAATTTTGGGTGAATCAACCTTTTTTTgattctggaagtgagttttgaagTGATTTTGAGCAAGCCCTTGGTTTGTGGGTGATTTAATGAGGGTTTTGgagtttgggtatttaggaatgtAACTGAACCTTAATAACTTTAAAATACTTGGTTTGGAATCATAATTAGAGACTATACAGAAGGGTTAGACCTGAAGATGAGTTTGAAGGGTAGTTCCTTAACAAAATGgacctaattagccctcacggTGAATGAGGACAACAGTTTTTTGAAGGAGTTGGTCCAAAACAAGCATAGGTACAACTTTGGGTGTTGATAGGGGTTGATAATGGGTATCTAAAATATTCAAaacatttgtttgtgttttgggaaaATTTCATGAAAAGGGCATAAAATAGTCCAGgcagggctactagacaaataggcctagtgaagggctaaaaCTGGATTTTGATATCAGTTGAAGAGTTAAAGGTTTGAAAACCTTAGGGACATGttttttgaagttatttgatgTGTTTTTAGGTGGAGGAAACACCTaattaaggtgaagacaagttttgagcctattgaggcactttgagcatttgaaacaccataggagtgttggggtttgggtccatattccactttagtttacaagattgcaactaaatcctccatcttctgcatcaagtggtatcaaagcatcagTAAAATATCTGGTGCAGGTTTGGTAAGGTTAGTCATGGCACCTAAGAGTCAAttggcaagagaactagaagaattgaaggaaatcctagaaagggaaagaagggaaagaagggaacaagATGCAGCAAGAGAGAGGGCTAAGGCAAGGGAAGAAATAAAATGGAGAAGGGAGAGAGAAGCTATGCAATCAAGGATAGATAACCTTGAGAggaatagaagaagagaagagcaaGACAACCTAGAaggcaatgatgaagaagaagtgaatgagatAGCAGATCAAGAGCAGCGAACAAATGACATAGAGGACCCTGAAGAAAAGAGATTTGTTAGATTGTTGAAGGAAGTACAAGGTAGTGGAGGTAAGAGTCATATTGATTTTCCTATCTATCAGggaaagatggatagtgaagaggtgttAGGATGGCTTGATGCCTTAGATaactattttgagtttgaagaaatggaagaggagaggaaagtgAAATTTGCAAAGACTAAGTTGAGAGGTACAGCATTGACATGGTGGACTAGTTTTTGGAATGATAGGATGGCAAGAGGATTAGCAAAAGTGTCTACATGGTCAAGAATGAAAAGTTTGATGAAAGAGCAGTTCCTACCATCTGATTATACcattcatgtgaagaggatgagacaGAATCTGAAGCAAAAAGAGATGGATGTAATGGCTTACATTGAGCAATCTCACAAGCTTAGTATcagaggaggatatgaggaagaagatgaaaaggtAGCCAGATATATTAATGGCTTAAGATTTAatttgcaagatgagattggtctacaactatcaaaaacaataggtgaaTGTTATCAGTTAGTAATTAGAGCAGAAGAGAAggtgaaaagaaaacaagaaagatcaagtaatggtggaagaggaggcatttctaatagaggaagaggtaatagagatcaagggcaaggcaacaatgagaaaggcaaagaaattttttcagaaccaagaggaggatacaaccatagaggtggcagatttggaagaggaagtggaatctttacaggtaagtgttttcattgcaatgagattgggcaccaatcattcagatgtcctaagtggattgaatctgaacaaggcagagatagaagagtgaatatggtacaagaagatgagaagaaagaagaatcaaagagagcaGACCCTGTCCTTGAAGGTGACTTCTTGATGGTAAGGCAAGGTGAGAAActtcagcaagaaccaaaggtaACAATCTTCAAAACTACTTGTTTATGCAAAGGAAAGATATGTAATGTAATCATTGATTCAAGATCACATAGTAATCTTGTGTCTCTTGATATGATAACCAAGTTAGGAATTGTACCATTTGACCATCCTAATCCCTACAAGGCCACTTGGGTTACCCAATAGCAGCATGTAGAGGTTAGTTTGAAGGCTTATGTGAGTTTTTCTATTGGTCCATATCAATATAAGGTATTATGTGATGTGGTTCCTATGACTTGTGCACATttgatattaggaagaccttggcaacatagtagaagaacaatacatgatgGTTTTGATAACACATATTTGGTTCATAAAGATGGTCAGAAATATAAGTTGAATCCTTTACCTTTGGGGGTCTTGAAAGAGCATCCTATAATATGTTTTGGGGAGCATTTACCAATGATAAGCCAGGTTGAAAAACAAGAAGATACTGGTTGGAAGGAAGATGTTAATTTGCAACAGACTATGAGGAAGAAAAGTCCTCTTCATGATGATTTATGGGATTTATCTTTTGTGCAAATTGGCTCAGTAAAATGTCCTATTGTTGAGTAGGGATATGTGAGTGTGAAAGAGAAGTTGCAGGTACACCATTTGAATTAGATGAGAGCAGATATACAGACCGGATGGGGGCAACAAGGTCCTAGACAAGGACACACCAAAGCATGTTTTGTTTCTAACCAATTTTATGATGTGAGTACAGGTTGGCAATGGAGAAGGAAGGTCACATTTGGGGACTATCTAATCCCTAATCAGAGGAGGACAGCAAGAAGGACTCAAACTGATCTTTGGAGCAATTCTTGGGACAAGAATTTTCTTattggtggggagtatggtgcaggggcacctaggAGGACAAATAAACACTTGAAGATACCAGAGACTAAGGAGGATGTAtttacatcaaaatcaatcaattggAGTGTCTTGAAGCCTATTATGGCCATATGTAATCATGAATGTAATAAAATGTATAAATGTCCTATTGGTTCTGGTAAAGGCCTTAGGACTAAAATGTCATATAAATGAGTTAATGATGCCTAGAGGTCTAAATAGGTTGGATAGGGGTTTAATATGCTAAAATACATTGAGTAGGATAGGTTCTAGTTGGAAAAGTGCATTAGgaataaagttgaaaattcaaaatttgaattccaTCGGTTACTTACAGTTTTGGTGTAAATGTGAAAATCATGCTTTTAGGTGTTGTTTAGTGCCTTCTAACTGATTTGGATCAGTTATGGTGGTTGTATAGATGCCTATAAAGTCTATACAAACATTATTGTATGTGAAGAAGTCTATGAGAAGTCTGGAAGAAGTCTATGGGAAGGTTGGGAAAAGTCTGTTAGACAGTTTGTAAATCTGAAACTGCAATAAGAAACTTTTAATTTCCTGCATTTTCTATGTATAGTTTGTCTTATTTTTGCTTTGGAAGTAAC
The nucleotide sequence above comes from Cryptomeria japonica chromosome 11, Sugi_1.0, whole genome shotgun sequence. Encoded proteins:
- the LOC131860256 gene encoding uncharacterized protein LOC131860256, translating into MQSRIDNLERNRRREEQDNLEGNDEEEVNEIADQEQRTNDIEDPEEKRFVRLLKEVQGSGGKSHIDFPIYQGKMDSEEVLGWLDALDNYFEFEEMEEERKVKFAKTKLRGTALTWWTSFWNDRMARGLAKVSTWSRMKSLMKEQFLPSDYTIHVKRMRQNLKQKEMDVMAYIEQSHKLSIRGGYEEEDEKVEGTGCWMGIGSGGDGDAGMQFCMGILLQGVGEGFLGGGDGGGDDRGGGGRVGGGGDKGGGGRGGLILGAGGGVRIGVVLIVVGGMEDDRRPT